The Candidatus Parvarchaeota archaeon DNA window AACAAGTCGGCATTTTACAACGAGTTTGTTGTGAAAAGCCCTGTTCCAGTGGAAAATCTCAATTCCGCCCTGCTTGAAAAAGGCATGCTTGGCGGGATTGATTTGGGGGACAATTTATGGCTTTTGTGCTGCACCGAGCTTACGTCAAGTGAAGATATTGAAAAATTCATTGATACGGTGAAATCCCGCCTGTGAATGCAGAATACATGGTCTGTTATACTTATGTTTTCATCTCGGTGCAAACGGTGTAAATATGGTTGTAAAACTTTTGTTCGAACTTAACAGCCAGCCAACTGGGCACGTGCCTTGCGCAAAAGAGGGGACGCTTGAAAAAGCGGCAATTCCTGCGGGCCTTGCAAGGGAAAGCCTGCCGCTTCCAAACCTAAATGAGGTTGATGTTGTCAGGCACTTCACGGCCCTTTCAAGGCAAAACTACGGCGTTGACAACGGGTTTTACCCGCTTGGAAGCTGCACAATGAAGTACAACCCAAAAGTCAATGAAGACATGGCGCGCCTTTCCGGCTTTGCATCGCTTCATCCCCTGTCGCCGGAAAAGTGCTGCCAGGGGGCCTTGGAAATCCTCCACTCGCTTGAAAACTATCTGTGCGAAATCACCGGATTCTCTGCCTTCAGCCTCCAGCCTGCCGCAGGCGCGCACGGCGAGCTTGCCTGCTGCATGATTGCAAAGAAGCATTTTGGCGCCAAGCGCACTCAAGTCATACTTCCAGACAGCTCGCATGGCACGAACCCCGCAAGTGCTGCAATGTGCGGCTTTGAAGTAGTTGAGATAAAAAGCGACGGAGCCGGGGGCATGGACCTTGGGGCGCTTCGTGCAGCCCTAAGCGACAAAACCGCACTTGTGATGATTACCAATCCAAGCACGCTTGGCCTGTTTGACCAGAACATAGGCAAGATAGCGCAGATGGTGCATGAAGCCGGGGCACTGCTGTATTGTGATGGGGCTAACCTGAATGCCATGCTTGGAATCACGCGGCCGGCTGACCAGGGCTTTGACATGATGCACATAAACCTGCACAAGACCTTTTCCACCCCTCATGGGGGCGGCGGTCCAGGCGGCGGGCCCATTGGCGTGACGCGGGAACTTGAAAAATACCTTCCCGTCCCAAGGATTGTGAAAAGCAACGGCACTTACTCGTTGGACTATGCAAAACCGGACTCAATTGGCAAGGTAAAGGCATTCTGGGGGAACTTTGGCGTTGCGCTTCGGGCATATACCTACATAAGAAGCCAGGGGCCTGACTTGCGCAGTGTTTCAGAGTCAGCAGTGCTTTGCGCCAACTACCTTATGCACATTCTCAAGGATTACTACGACCTTCCCTACAATAGGACATGCTGCCATGAATTTGTGCTTTCTGCAAGCAGGCAGATGGAAAATGGCGTGCATGCAATGGACATTGCAAAACGGCTTTTGGACTATGGTTATCACGCACCGACAATCTATTTCCCGCTTATTGTCAAGGAGGCCCTGATGATTGAGCCAAACGAGACTGAAAGCAAGGCAACCCTTGACGAGTTTGCCCAGGTAATGATTCAAATAGCGCAGGAATCAAAGACAAATGCCAAGGTGCTGCACGATGCACCCATCAACACCCCTGTCGGGCGCGTGGACGGCGTTCTTGCTGCAAGAAAGCCAAATCTGCGGTGGGCTGAAAAATAAACGAACTGCACAAAACCAAAAACCAAAACCACACCGTGGGGCTGTCTTGTCTTATTGCTCGCGTCATCGCCATTATAAACTTGCATTAAGGCTGTGTTTATGGAATCAAAGCTGCCGCCATGGCTCAAGATACGCCCGCCAACAGGCGGCGAAATTGTACTTTTCCAAAAAGTGTCATCCGCCCTAGGCGACTTGAAGCTCAATACAATATGCCAGACCGGCAAATGCCCGAATCGGGGCGAGTGCTGGAGCGCAGGCACGGCGACATTTCTTTTGATGGGAAACACCTGCACCAGGCGATGCCATTTTTGCAACTGCCCTACGGCAGCGCGCGCAGAATCGCTTGAGGCAGATGAGCCTGCAAATGTCGTGCTTGCAGTCAGGCGCATGGGCCTGGCGCACGTTGTGCTGACTTGTGTTGCAAGGGACGACCTGCCCGACCAGGGCGCCTCACATATAGCAAAGACGATTAATGCAATAAAAGCCGACAGGCCAAGTGTGACTGTGGAGGCACTCATACCTGATTTTCGCGGAAACGGGCAGTGCCTGTCGCAGGTATTGGAGTCGGGGGTTGATGTACTAAGCCACAACATTGAAGTCGTCCGCCAGCTCCAAAAATCGGTCAGGGACCATAGGGCAGGCTATGAACAATCTCTTGCTGTCCTTGCAAATGCAAAGCGGCTCAAGCCGCAGGTTGTGACAAAATCTGCGCTTATGCTTGGGCTTGGCGAGACGCAGGAACAGATATCCCAGGCAATGGATGATTTGCGCGGCGTTGGGGTTGACATACTGACAATAGGCCAGTATCTTCGTCCAAATACCAAATGCCTTCCAGTAAAAGAATACGTTACCCCTGAAAAATTCGGGCAGCTTGAGAAGATCGGGCTTGGCAAGGGCTTCAAGATGGTTGTTGCAGGCCCTTTTGTCAGAAGCTCTTACAAAGCAGCAGAGGCGTTTGAAAAATCACTGATAGCCCAGAGAAGGGCAGCGGCAGGAACTGGAGGTGGGCTGGCAATGGAAATAAAAACAGGGAAAAGCGTCTTTAAGGCAGGAAAGCTTCTGAAGGTTTTTGTCGAATATGACAACCACATAAGGAAGATAAAAATCACAGGGGATTTTTTCCTCCACCCTGAAGAAAAAATAGTTGAGATAGAGCAGGGCCTTGTGGGGGTTGAGGCAAACCAAGCAGCCGTAAACCAGAGGCTTTCCGTTTTGCTTAAGGGTATAGATGTGTTCGGGTTTGACCAGCTACAGCTGTCGCAGGCCATTGCAGCCTGTTTTGAAGGTGAAAACAAGGCGGGTTGAATCTAAAGCCGAACCATTTGATTATGCAGACGCCAACGCCAATAAAATCAACATAAACCGATTATAATTTGTGTGATAACTATGGAAAACAAACAAATCAGGCTTCTTGAAACCGACTATCACAGTGCATATTGGAACATGGCACTTGACCAGGTTCTGATGGAACAGGCGGCAGCTGGACAGGGGACATTTCCATGCCTGCGGCTTTATCGCTGGAAGCCTCCGGCGGTTTCAATCGGCTATTTTCAGAGGCTGCGTGAAGAGGTCGACGTTGACAAGTGCAGGGAGCTTGGCGTTGACATCGTGAGGAGGGCGACAGGTGGCGGGGCAGTCTTCCACGACGCAGAGCTTACCTATTCGTTTGTGACTAAAATCTATCCTGACAACATTCTTGAGTCCTACAAGCTTGTCTGCGGGGCAATTTTATCGGGCCTTGAAAGCATAGGAATCAAGGGCCAGTTTTCCCCGCTCAACGACCTGGTGCTTGGGGGGAAAAAGTTCTCGGGCAATGCGCAAACAAGGAAAAACGGGGTGATGCTGCAGCACGGCACAATCCTGCTGCAGGTAGATGTTGAAAAAATGTTTTCCCTCCTCAAAGTTCCGGATGAAAAGATGCGCGGCAAGCTGATTTCGTCTGTAAAAGAGCGCGTGACTGGCCTTGACATTCCATACCAGAAGGCATCGCAGGCAGTCAAGGAGGGTTTTTCACTGGCTTTTGGCGCAACGCTTGCAAAAAGCGACGTATCGCTCAAGGAGCTTATGGCAACTGAAAACGCCTCAAAAATTTATTCCAGCCTGCAGTGGCTTGATCGGGTGTAGGCTGCAAAGCAAATCTGTCCTGAAGAGTTGGCGCAATGGCATACGACGTTGTTGTAATTGGAAGCGGCCCGGGAGGCCACATGTGCGCAGTTAGGGCTGCACAGCTTGGGCAGCGCGTTGCGCTTGTTGAGAAAGGAAAAATGGGCGGGGTATGCTCCAACACAGGCTGCATTCCAACAAAAGCGCTTGTTTCGTGTGCGCAGCTTGCGCGCAAGTTAAAAAATCCTGGGCAGTTTGGCATTCGGGCCCCTGCAATCGAATTTGATT harbors:
- a CDS encoding glycine dehydrogenase subunit 2 — translated: MVVKLLFELNSQPTGHVPCAKEGTLEKAAIPAGLARESLPLPNLNEVDVVRHFTALSRQNYGVDNGFYPLGSCTMKYNPKVNEDMARLSGFASLHPLSPEKCCQGALEILHSLENYLCEITGFSAFSLQPAAGAHGELACCMIAKKHFGAKRTQVILPDSSHGTNPASAAMCGFEVVEIKSDGAGGMDLGALRAALSDKTALVMITNPSTLGLFDQNIGKIAQMVHEAGALLYCDGANLNAMLGITRPADQGFDMMHINLHKTFSTPHGGGGPGGGPIGVTRELEKYLPVPRIVKSNGTYSLDYAKPDSIGKVKAFWGNFGVALRAYTYIRSQGPDLRSVSESAVLCANYLMHILKDYYDLPYNRTCCHEFVLSASRQMENGVHAMDIAKRLLDYGYHAPTIYFPLIVKEALMIEPNETESKATLDEFAQVMIQIAQESKTNAKVLHDAPINTPVGRVDGVLAARKPNLRWAEK
- the lipA gene encoding lipoyl synthase gives rise to the protein MESKLPPWLKIRPPTGGEIVLFQKVSSALGDLKLNTICQTGKCPNRGECWSAGTATFLLMGNTCTRRCHFCNCPTAARAESLEADEPANVVLAVRRMGLAHVVLTCVARDDLPDQGASHIAKTINAIKADRPSVTVEALIPDFRGNGQCLSQVLESGVDVLSHNIEVVRQLQKSVRDHRAGYEQSLAVLANAKRLKPQVVTKSALMLGLGETQEQISQAMDDLRGVGVDILTIGQYLRPNTKCLPVKEYVTPEKFGQLEKIGLGKGFKMVVAGPFVRSSYKAAEAFEKSLIAQRRAAAGTGGGLAMEIKTGKSVFKAGKLLKVFVEYDNHIRKIKITGDFFLHPEEKIVEIEQGLVGVEANQAAVNQRLSVLLKGIDVFGFDQLQLSQAIAACFEGENKAG
- a CDS encoding lipoate--protein ligase family protein, with translation MENKQIRLLETDYHSAYWNMALDQVLMEQAAAGQGTFPCLRLYRWKPPAVSIGYFQRLREEVDVDKCRELGVDIVRRATGGGAVFHDAELTYSFVTKIYPDNILESYKLVCGAILSGLESIGIKGQFSPLNDLVLGGKKFSGNAQTRKNGVMLQHGTILLQVDVEKMFSLLKVPDEKMRGKLISSVKERVTGLDIPYQKASQAVKEGFSLAFGATLAKSDVSLKELMATENASKIYSSLQWLDRV